In the genome of Triticum urartu cultivar G1812 chromosome 5, Tu2.1, whole genome shotgun sequence, one region contains:
- the LOC125510871 gene encoding uncharacterized protein LOC125510871, which produces MRGVVSIALAYNKDLSSGGNTVSWEDPMAESILLTFSLLETAVSGVLNEFGPSSGVSSLIITSAGPEREYVPHYVERMPYCLLNGFFVKHLFNPSSTQFVHDVLSRCCCPHGVMTPEVGQRAGSRTSWTG; this is translated from the exons GATTTAAGTAGCGGTGGTAACACAGTCAGTTGGGAGGACCCAATGGCAGAGTCGATATTATTGACATTTTCCTTGTTAGAAACGGCAGTATCTGGTGTTCTTAATGAATTTGGACCATCAAGTGGAGTCTCATCACTCATTATCACATCAGCAG GTCCTGAAAGGGAGTACGTACCCCACTACGTTGAGAGGATGCCATATTGTCTTCTCAATGGTTTTTTTGTGAAACACTTATTCAACCCTTCATCAACTCAGTTTGTTCATGATGTACT GTCGAGATGTTGCTGCCCACATGGGGTGATGACACCGGAGGTAGGGCAGCGCGCCGGGTCGAGGACGTCGTGGACAGGCTGA